One Carassius carassius chromosome 20, fCarCar2.1, whole genome shotgun sequence DNA segment encodes these proteins:
- the LOC132096131 gene encoding LOW QUALITY PROTEIN: uncharacterized protein LOC132096131 (The sequence of the model RefSeq protein was modified relative to this genomic sequence to represent the inferred CDS: inserted 1 base in 1 codon), which produces MSRFGGYRWKHKPPDPDSKVATRHKDRSDMILQYKASVIDKCKVATEHNLPCVDLATHYTEPVIIQRSKEQTEKYYLEHVRSVDASFHLLSNDKNHSIKIYQLFSPDSDENTSKTVILSGDSGRGKSFTLQKIMLDWASGELYSENFDVMFLFNCEEMKCIFEEMSLFELLSWSFSLTLDQISQILELTTPEKVLFLIDGIDEYVSHPPSHSMLVLTNPSDRARPMDILRSVLKGILLPESFILVTTRSLAADAVMNLLKGPQRFTEIMGFSERGVQEYFQKFFQDEQLFRKMYERVKINESLLTACSVPLLCWMICFCLKKHVTDDDRVMRELKTNTSIYVHFVSTLLEQHDQSQSVLTMLRSLGQRAEEGVKKREGLFVEKSVTATGLDPATNVFLYKDSLKRNNRQVSVFKFMHLSFQEFFTALYYVLLDKKESWGKVTDLLDSLKMKGIINRPSPERRSNPIPSVMMFLCGLLNEKASSSLFEMIKWTVPQIIRLKTSLQESLLTVRRQHGCELFAMRCLYELQDEKVVRRALGDWVSINLSNISLRSTDCCVLLYCLQCCPNIRYLNLMYCDLTAEKLKILQPALCISKTMRLSVEHLSEVEDLIQVLGESKILRELKVQEDEKSAESPRWSLNLSVTRGDVLLSLNSSEKNPSFPAVLNISLTCPQSELSSTYWTLFLHRLSKTAKVAEDSSALDEHVSLLLSSFHSVGLKTLDLKLVSLNESWASGIIWLVRTCTSLQQLSVCADLLLEEGIMLLNKSLTDPHCTVIIEGRKCTKPTDQCKELDCSHSCYDKVKIHFKPKVLEQLKKLDISDSEPSGLNLQPLPVCQSCVHIVDSDQWVQVKPSVCTDEGGSEFRISTPAGRFECSRTRMRWVCAGDITLQYRAVDGGFLSEELERLQCERIGPVIDVTVISGKLEEVHLPHYTCLAESYSSLKYAVKVLGILESVELTCFHAKIIQPSFWPTTVIKQKDIPVEQHLDLLIFMTSEDPLILSVYILPLFDTFSKEKIKHEETANNPHVLEIEHPSPSMKIQMDTPHVLKVSGASVDSEEGITFLSSIHPVIFKIKQDIDGDIQMTLIKQQHEMFVWKTVIWKDKLNQKKKEMRDLMARFGRLSTEMTKHIPEGQKQKPRKRRSDIILHYKASVIDKCKCVTECNLPTDECVELAARYTEQVIIQKSKEQNEKYYREHVRSAHASGLNTSTHLFSNDKNHSIRIDQLFSPDTDGNTPKTVILCGDSGRGKSFMLQKIMLDWASGELYSKSFDVVFLFKCEELKCISEEMSLFELLSWSCSLTLDQISQILELTTPEKVLFLIDGIDEYVSHPPSHSMLVLTSPSDRARPMDILRSVLKGILLPESFILVTTRSLAADAVMNLLKGPQRFTEIMGFSERGVQEYFQMFFQDEQLFRKMYERVKINESLLTACSVPLLCWMVCFCLKKHVTDDDRVMRELKTNTSIYVHFVSTLLEQHDQSQSVLTMLRSLGQRAEEGVKKREGLFVEKSVTATGLDPATNVFLYKDSLKRNNRQVSVFKFMHLSFQEFFTALYYVLLDKNESWGKVTDLLNSLKMKGIINRPSPERRSNPIPSVMMFLCGLLNEKASSSLFEMIKWTVPQIIRLKTNLQESLLTVIRQHGCELFALRCLYELQDEKVVRRALGDWVSMNLYSVPLKSTDCCVLLYCLQCCSNIRYLNLMYCDLTAEKLKILQPALCMCENLRLSVKHLSEFGDLIQVLGKSKFLKKIRIQESENSAENPRWSLELSVTHGDVLLSLSSSEKNLSFPGVLNITLTCPQSEISSIDWSLFLQRLSKTEKVAEDSSALDEHVSLLLSSFHSVGLKTLNLKLVNLNKSWASGIIFLAQTCTSLQELSVSVTGLLLEEGLMLLKKSLTEPHCTVIIEGRKCSKPTDQCKEQDWSHSCNEKVEIHFKPKVLKKLEGPIISDSEPSGLNLQPLPVCQSCVHIVDSDQWVQVEPSVCTDEGGSEFRISTPAGRFECSRTRMRWVCAGDITLQYRAVDGGFLSEELERLQCERIGPVIDVTVISGKLEEAHLPHYTCLAESDPSLTQSVKVLNVEDEGISLESVELTRFHAKILKPSFSPKTMLMKLGISVKVHCDLLIFMTQKNPIILHVYFFPSDSLFKEKIKTEEKLSHPIKCSRPETPLRMMKQHSLDVPGASVQPEAIKLRGDIEPNFFQVKHPVVNDIKMSLSQVNDQKSVWTATVWKELINMHPNRAENLFQTGQNQNTPQLAVTFDKVQFFDRNWCALIKSVENVNNIADNLLQKQIIHEELYSEITHPTSTSEASMRKICSIVRKGSDTVKEMFICILLEEDPDXNHLPLPDS; this is translated from the exons ATGAGCAGATTTG GAGGTTACAGATGGAAGCACAAACCTCCCGATCCTGATTCCAAAGTAGCAACCAGACATAAAG ATCGGAGTGACATGATTCTTCAATATAAAGCATCAGTCATTGATAAATGTAAGGTTGCAACAGAGCATAATCTTCCATGTGTGGATCTGGCCACCCATTACACTGAACCAGTGATCATTCAGAGGAGCAAAGAGCAGACTGAGAAATACTATCTTGAACATGTGAGGTCTGTGGACGCTTCATTTCATCTGTTATCAAATGACAAGAATCACAGCATCAAAATATACCAGCTGTTCAGTCCTGACAGTGATgaaaacacatcaaaaactgtgaTTCTCAGTGGAGATTCTGGAAGAGGGAAATCCTTCACACTACAGAAGATCATGTTGGACTGGGCTTCTGGAGAACTTTACTCTGAAAACTTTGAtgtaatgtttctttttaattgtGAAGAGATGAAGTGTATTTTTGAGGAGATGAGCTTATTTGAGCTTTTGAGCTGGAGTTTCAGTTTAACATTGGATCAGATCTCACAAATACTGGAGTTAACAACACCAGAGAAAGTCCTCTTCCTCATTGATGGAATTGATGAATATGTATCTCATCCACCCAGTCATTCGATGTTAGTACTCACTAATCCATCTGATAGAGCCCGACCCATGGACATTCTTAGGAGCGTGTTAAAGGGAATCTTGCTGCCTGAGTCATTCATTCTTGTTACCACAAGATCTCTAGCTGCTGATGCAGTGATGAACCTCCTCAAGGGTCCTCAGCGTTTCACTGAGATTATGGGCTTCTCTGAGAGAGGCGTGCAGGAGTACTTCCAGAAGTTCTTTCAGGATGAACAGCTCTTCAGGAAAATGTATGAGAGAGTGAAGATAAATGAAAGCCTCCTGACTGCCTGCTCTGTGCCTTTGCTGTGTTGGATGATCTGTTTTTGTCTGAAGAAACACGTAACAGATGATGATCGTGTGATGAGAGAACTAAAGACAAACACCTCCATATATGTGCACTTTGTGTCCACTCTACTGGAGCAGCATGACCAGAGTCAGTCTGTCCTCACCATGCTGAGGAGTCTGGGTCAGCGGGCAGAGGAAGGGGTGAAGAAGCGAGAAGGTCTTTTTGTAGAGAAGAGTGTGACTGCGACTGGCTTAGATCCTGCTACTAATGTGTTCTTGTATAAAGATAGTTTGAAAAGAAATAACAGACAGGTGTCAGTGTTCAAGTTTATGCATCTCAGCTTTCAGGAGTTTTTCACTGCTCTTTATTATGTTTTACTTGATAAAAAAGAGTCCTGGGGGAAAGTCACAGATCTGTTGGACTCCCTGAAAATGAAGGGTATAATCAATAGGCCTTCTCCAGAAAGAAGATCAAATCCCATCCCTTCAGTCATGATGTTTCTCTGTGGTCTCTTAAATGAGAAGGCGAGCAGCTCACTCTTTGAAATGATCAAGTGGACTGTACCTCAAATCATAAGACTAAAGACAAGCCTGCAGGAAAGTCTTCTTACAGTGAGGAGACAGCATGGATGTGAACTGTTTGCTATGCGCTGTCTGTATGAGCTCCAGGATGAGAAAGTTGTGAGGAGAGCTTTAGGAGACTGGGTATCCATCAATCTCTCTAACATTTCTCTGCGGAGCACAGACTGTTGTGTGCTGCTGTACTGTCTTCAGTGCTGTCCAAACATCAGATACCTGAACCTCATGTACTGTGATTTAACAGCTGAGAAACTCAAGATTCTTCAGCCAGCGCTCTGTATCTCTAAGACTATGAG GCTGTCAGTGGAGCACCTGTCAGAAGTTGAAGATTTGATCCAGGTTCTTGGTGAATCAAAAATCCTGAGAGAACTGAA AGTTCAGGAGGATGAGAAAAGTGCTGAGAGTCCCAGATGGTCACTTAACCTATCAGTCACTCGTGGAGATGTCTT GTTGTCTTTGAACTCCTCGGAGAAGAATCCGTCATTTCCAGCAGTCTTGAACATCAGTCTTACATGTCCACAATCAGAGTTATCCAGCACTTATTGGACACTCTTCTTACATAGACTCAGCAAGACAGCAAAAGTAGCTGAAGA TTCTTCGGCTCTTGATGAGCATGTCAGTTTGCTACTGTCTTCATTTCACTCTGTGGGTTTGAAGACATTGGATCTAAAGCTGGTCAGTCTGAATGAAAGCTGGGCTTCTGGGATCATTTGGCTCGTCCGGACCTGCACAAGTCTGCAGCAGCTCAG TGtctgtgctgatttgctgttagAAGAGGGAATCATGTTGCTGAACAAATCACTGACAGATCCACACTGCACTGTGATCATTGAAGG GAGGAAGTGCACTAAACCCACTGACCAGTGCAAAGAACTGGACTGCAGTCACAGCTGTTACGACAAAGTGAAAATTCATTTCAAACCGAAAGTTTTGGAACAGCTGAAGAA GTTGGACATCTCTGACTCAGAACCGTCTGGACTGAATCTTCAGCCGCTCCCAGTGTGTCAGTCTTGTGTTCACATTGTTGACTCTGATCAGTGGGTTCAGGTGAAGCCGTCAGTCTGTACAGATGAAGGAGGGTCAGAGTTCAGGATCAGCACTCCGGCGGGTCGATTCGAGTGCAGCAGGACCAGAATGCGATGGGTCTGTGCTGGTGACATCACTCTCCAGTATCGTGCAGTGGATGGAGGTTTCCTCAGTGAAGAGCTGGAGAGGCTTCAGTGTGAGAGAATTGGTCCTGTGATTGATGTGACAGTGATCTCAGGGAAACTGGAGGAGGTCCATCTACCTCATTACACCTGTTTGGCAGAGTCATACTCCTCTCTCAAATATGCTGTAAAAGTCCTTGGAATCTTGGAATCGGTGGAGCTGACTTGTTTTCATGCCAAAATAATCCAGCCATCCTTTTGGCCTACCACAGTTATTAAACAAAAAGACATCCCTGTTGAACAACATTTAGATCTTCTTATCTTCATGACAAGCGAAGATCCTCTTATTCTCAGTGTCTACATTCTTCCACTGTTTGATACATTTTCAAAGGAAAAAATTAAGCATGAAGAAACAGCTAATAATCCTCATGTCCTTGAAATTGAGCACCCTAGCCCTAGCATGAAAATTCAAATGGACACACCACATGTTCTTAAAGTATCCGGTGCCAGTGTAGATTCCGAAGAAGGGATTACATTTTTAAGCAGTATTCACCCAGTCATCTTCAAAATCAAACAAGACATAGATGGGGACATTCAGATGACTCTCATCAAACAGCAGCATGAAATGTTTGTGTGGAAGACAGTCATTTGGAAAGACAAacttaatcagaaaaaaaaagaaatgagagATTTAATGGCCAG GTTCGGCAGGTTGTCCACAGAAATGACAAAGCACATCCCTGAAGGACAGAAGCAGAAGCCACGGAAAC GTAGGAGTGACATAATTCTTCACTATAAAGCATCAGTCATTGATAAATGTAAGTGTGTGACCGAGTGTAATCTTCCAACTGATGAATGTGTGGAGCTGGCTGCCCGTTACACTGAACAAGTGATCATTCAGAAGAGCAAAGAGCAGAATGAGAAATACTATCGTGAACATGTGAGGTCTGCACATGCTTCTGGACTGAATACATCTACTCATCTGTTTTCAAATGACAAGAATCACAGCATCAGAATAGACCAGCTGTTCAGTCCTGACACTGATGGAAACACGCCAAAAACTGTGATTCTCTGTGGAGATTCTGGAAGAGGGAAATCTTTCATGCTACAGAAGATCATGTTGGACTGGGCTTCTGGAGAACTTTACTCTAAAAGCTTTGatgtagtttttttgtttaagtGTGAAGAGCTGAAGTGTATTTCTGAGGAGATGAGCTTGTTTGAGCTTTTGAGCTGGAGTTGCAGTTTAACATTGGATCAGATCTCACAAATACTGGAGTTAACAACACCAGAGAAAGTCCTCTTCCTCATTGATGGAATTGATGAATATGTATCTCATCCACCCAGTCATTCGATGTTAGTACTCACTAGTCCATCTGATAGAGCCCGACCCATGGACATTCTTAGGAGCGTGTTAAAGGGAATCTTGCTGCCTGAGTCATTCATTCTTGTTACCACAAGATCTCTAGCTGCTGATGCAGTGATGAACCTCCTCAAGGGACCTCAGCGTTTCACTGAGATTATGGGCTTCTCTGAGAGAGGCGTGCAGGAGTACTTCCAGATGTTCTTTCAGGATGAACAGCTCTTCAGGAAAATGTATGAGAGAGTGAAGATAAATGAAAGCCTCCTGACTGCCTGCTCTGTGCCTTTGCTGTGTTGGATGGTCTGTTTTTGTCTGAAGAAACACGTAACAGATGATGATCGTGTGATGAGAGAACTAAAGACAAACACCTCCATATATGTGCACTTTGTGTCCACTCTACTGGAGCAGCATGACCAGAGTCAGTCTGTCCTCACCATGCTGAGGAGTCTGGGTCAGCGGGCAGAGGAAGGGGTGAAGAAGCGAGAAGGTCTTTTTGTAGAGAAGAGTGTGACTGCGACTGGCTTAGATCCTGCTACTAATGTGTTCTTGTATAAAGATAGTTTGAAAAGAAATAACAGACAGGTGTCAGTGTTCAAGTTTATGCATCTCAGCTTTCAGGAGTTTTTCACTGCTCTTTATTATGTTTTACTTGATAAAAACGAGTCCTGGGGGAAGGTCACAGATCTGTTGAACTCCCTGAAAATGAAGGGTATAATCAATAGGCCTTCTCCAGAAAGAAGATCAAATCCCATCCCTTCAGTCATGATGTTTCTCTGTGGTCTCTTAAATGAGAAGGCGAGCAGCTCACTCTTTGAAATGATCAAGTGGACTGTACCTCAAATCATAAGACTAAAGACAAACCTGCAGGAAAGTCTTCTTACAGTTATAAGACAGCATGGATGTGAACTGTTTGCTCTGCGCTGTCTGTATGAGCTCCAGGATGAGAAAGTTGTGAGGAGAGCTTTAGGAGACTGGGTATCGATGAATCTGTATAGCGTTCCCCTGAAGAGCACAGACTGCTGTGTGCTGCTGTACTGTCTTCAGTGCTGTTCAAACATCAGATACCTGAACCTCATGTACTGTGATTTAACAGCTGAGAAACTCAAGATTCTTCAGCCAGCGCTCTGCATGTGTGAGAATCTGAG GTTGTCAGTAAAGCACCTGTCAGAATTTGGAGATTTGATCCAGGTTCTTGGTAAATCTAAGTTCTTGAAAAAAATTAG GATTCAGGAAAGTGAGAACAGTGCTGAGAATCCCAGATGGTCACTTGAGCTGTCAGTCACTCATGGAGATGTTCT GTTGTCTTTGAGCTCCTCAGAAAAGAATCTATCATTTCCAGGAGTCTTAAACATCACACTTACATGTCCACAATCAGAGATATCCAGCATTGACTGGTCACTCTTCTTACAGAGACTCAGCAAGACTGAAAAAGTAGCAGAAGA TTCTTCAGCTCTTGATGAGCATGTCAGTTTGTTGCTGTCTTCATTTCACTCTGTGGGTTTGAAGACGTTGAATCTGAAGCTGGTCAATCTGAATAAGAGCTGGGCTTCTGGGATTATTTTCCTTGCCCAGACCTGCACCAGTCTACAGGAGCTCAG TGTCAGTGTCACTGGATTGCTTTTGGAGGAGGGGCTCATGTTACTGAAGAAATCACTGACAGAGCCACACTGCACTGTGATCATTGAAGG GAGGAAATGCAGTAAACCCACTGACCAGTGCAAAGAACAGGACTGGAGTCATAGCTGTAATGAGAAAGTAGAGATTCACTTCAaaccaaaagttttgaaaaagcTGGAAGG GCCGATCATCTCTGACTCAGAACCGTCTGGACTGAACCTTCAGCCGCTCCCAGTGTGTCAGTCTTGTGTTCACATTGTTGACTCTGATCAGTGGGTTCAGGTGGAGCCGTCAGTCTGTACAGATGAAGGAGGGTCAGAGTTCAGGATCAGCACTCCGGCGGGTCGATTCGAGTGCAGCAGGACCAGAATGCGATGGGTCTGTGCTGGTGACATCACTCTCCAGTATCGTGCAGTGGATGGAGGTTTCCTCAGTGAAGAGCTGGAGAGGCTTCAGTGTGAGAGAATTGGTCCTGTGATTGATGTGACAGTGATCTCAGGGAAACTGGAGGAGGCCCATCTACCTCATTACACCTGTTTAGCAGAGTCAGACCCCTCTCTCACACAAAGTGTAAAGGTCCTCAATGTTGAAGATGAAGGAATATCCTTGGAATCAGTGGAGCTGACTCGTTTTCATGCCAAAATACTTAAACCATCTTTTTCTCCTAAAACGATGCTTATGAAACTAGGGATATCAGTAAAAGTGCACTGTGATCTACTGATCTTCATGACACAAAAGAACCCCATCATTCTCCATGTGTATTTTTTCCCATCAGATtcactttttaaagaaaaaattaaaacagaggaAAAACTGAGTCATCCAATAAAGTGTTCAAGACCTGAAACTCCACTGCGGATGATGAAACAACACAGTCTTGATGTTCCTGGAGCTTCTGTCCAACCTGAAGCAATCAAATTAAGAGGTGACATCGAGCCAAACTTCTTTCAGGTCAAACATCCTGTGGTCAATGACATCAAAATGTCACTCAGCCAAGTTAATgatcagaaatcagtttggacTGCAACAGTTTGGAAAGAATTAATCAACATGCATCCAAACAGGGCTGAGAATTTGTTTCAAACTGGACAAAACCAAAATACACCACAATTGGCTGTCACCTTTGATAAAGTTCAGTTTTTTGATAGAAATTGGTGTGCTCTTATTAAAAGTGTTGAGAATGTGAATAACATTGCAGACAACCTGCTGCAGAAGCAAATCATTCATGAAGAATTATATTCTGAAATCACACATCCAACTTCAACCAGTGAAGCCAGCATGAGGAAGATCTGCAGCATAGTGCGTAAAGGTAGTGACACTGTGAAAGAAATGTTCATCTGCATTCTTCTGGAAGAAGATCCCG CAAATCATTTGCCTTTACCTGACTCTTaa